One stretch of Leishmania infantum JPCM5 genome chromosome 22 DNA includes these proteins:
- a CDS encoding putative NADH-cytochrome b5 reductase — MKAFIASVVGFAGASMYQSGSEVEAWGSKPAFSQEKFQPYKLIHVENESHNTKRFRFALASSKTRLDLPVASCITLRYTDAQGHEVMRPYTPINLVEEEGHFDLVVKCYPNSKMGSHLFSLKVGDYIDVKGPWHTFDVKPGQYTRIGMIAGGTGLTPMFQIMNNVLNAPENKTMISLLYANKTEGDILLGKELDTLAKEYPGKFATYHCLTTPPKRWTGYSGHINKVIIQETMPGPDHQGDSCVLVSGPPSFMKTICGEKDYSSYPPKQGPLEGCLKELGYSSSGVFKF; from the coding sequence ATGAAAGCTTTTATCGCTTCAGTTGTCGGCTTTGCTGGAGCCAGCATGTACCAGTCTGGGTCCGAGGTGGAGGCCTGGGGCAGCAAGCCGGCATTCTCACAGGAGAAGTTCCAGCCCTACAAGCTCATCCACGTCGAGAATGAGTCGCACAACACAAAGCGCTTTCGCTTCGCCCTCGCTTCGAGCAAGACGCGCCTGGACCTGCCCGTGGCGTCTTGCATCACGCTGCGCTACACTGACGCCCAGGGACACGAAGTGATGCGCCCCTACACGCCCATCAAcctggtggaggaggagggccacTTCGACCTCGTAGTGAAATGCTACCCGAATTCAAAGATGGGCTCGCACCTTTTTTCGCTCAAGGTCGGCGATTACATTGACGTGAAGGGACCGTGGCACACATTTGACGTGAAACCGGGCCAGTACACCAGGATTGGCATGATCGCTGGTGGTACGGGTCTCACCCCCATGTTCCAAATCATGAATAACGTCCTGAACGCGCCGGAGAATAAGACGATGATCTCGCTTCTCTACGCAAACAAGACCGAAGGGGACATTCTGCTCGGCAAGGAGCTGGACACGCTGGCGAAAGAGTACCCCGGGAAGTTTGCCACGTACCACTGCCTcacgacgccgccgaagcgctgGACGGGCTACTCTGGCCACATCAACAAAGTGATCATCCAGGAGACGATGCCAGGCCCGGATCACCAAGGTGATTCGTGCGTTTTGGTGAGCGGCCCGCCGTCCTTCATGAAGACCATCTGTGGCGAGAAGGACTACAGCTCCTACCCGCCCAAGCAAGGCCCGCTCGAGGGCTGCCTTAAGGAGTTGGGCTACTCATCAAGCGGCGTCTTCAAGTTCTAA
- a CDS encoding putative NADH-cytochrome b5 reductase, with product MKAFIAVATGFVTSSWYNSVSSSSNCATPSSPFSQSEFRSFPLMDVYDESHNTKVFRFALPEADMPLNLEVASCVSFRFFDKDGKEVIRPYTPLNRSDQLGYFDVLVKKYQGSKMGTHLFSMKKGDTIDVKGPWMKLPIKANQYKMIGMIAGGTGITPMYQVARHVLHAPKNNTEITLIYANERKEDVLLGNELNELMETYPRFSPYFVLSKAPSDWMGGVGFVNKEMIKSLMPAPNRAGDSIILVCGPPPFMEAISGDKDFKSNPPSQGELKGCLKELGYMPKMVYKF from the coding sequence ATGAAGGCCTTCATCGCGGTCGCGACGGGGTTTGTCACCTCCAGCTGGTACAACAGCGTTTCTAGCTCATCCAactgcgccacgccgagCAGCCCATTCTCACAATCTGAGTTTCGCTCCTTTCCCTTGATGGATGTCTATGACGAGTCCCATAACACGAAGGTGTTTCGCTTTGCGTTGCCGGAGGCGGATATGCCACTTAACCTGGAGGTAGCCAGCTGTGTTAGCTTCCGCTTTTTCGACAAAGATGGGAAGGAGGTCATTCGCCCCTACACGCCGCTTAACCGCAGTGATCAGCTTGGCTACTTCGATGTTTTGGTGAAGAAGTACCAGGGCTCAAAGATGGGCACTCATTTGTTCTCAATGAAGAAGGGTGACACCATCGACGTTAAGGGACCGTGGATGAAATTGCCGATCAAGGCAAATCAATACAAAATGATTGGAATGATTGCCGGTGGTACGGGTATCACGCCGATGTACCAGGTAGCGCGCCATGTGTTGCACGCACCGAAGAACAACACAGAAATCACGCTCATCTACGCAAATGAACGCAAGGAAGACGTGCTGCTTGGGAACGAGCTGAACGAGCTAATGGAGACGTACCCACGCTTTTCGCCGTACTTTGTGCTTTCGAAGGCACCATCTGACTGGATGGGCGGCGTTGGCTTTGTCAACAAGGAGATGATCAAGTCACTGATGCCTGCGCCGAACCGTGCGGGTGATTCTATCATTCTTGTTTGTGGACCGCCGCCATTTATGGAAGCTATTTCGGGTGACAAAGACTTCAAGAGCAACCCACCATCTCAGGGTGAGCTGAAGGGCTGCCTGAAGGAGCTTGGCTATATGCCCAAGATGGTGTACAAGTTTTAG
- a CDS encoding putative protein kinase, whose protein sequence is MRRVGDYEILDVVGEGAYSKVKRVRHIPTGCMFVAKIVPKTNQQVENDVRLEISILRRLKHKNIVQLIEILESTNNYYIILEPVMGGDLCDIIVGMDRPLPEQDVAALLIQLVAGVRACHRNGVAHRDLKPENLLLGTDGVLKISDFGLSRLHRESNFQASTNEYAHTLTGTLAYLAPEVFGGSYDAFRADIWSMGCIAYVLLTQNFPFGSTTDPHALEVRIRNGEVSIMPSSVSAEAKNLCKWLLSPRPEDRPTLDAVAQHDFFKRYLPAEYLRVTANRKSPIVHGANMNEFSSQVQEEAPSCSPSTASAKRKHHHVRSGSAARTSPSGSAVAGAATSSNRSSESGRDREDLVSHGTQDESGLGGYCGDV, encoded by the coding sequence ATGCGACGAGTCGGCGACTACGAGATCCTCGATGTGGTGGGTGAAGGTGCGTACAGCAAGGTGAAGCGAGTTCGCCACATACCTACTGGGTGTATGTTTGTCGCTAAGATAGTACCAAAGACAAATCAGCAAGTCGAAAACGACGTTCGTCTGGAGATTTCCATTTTGCGGCGCTTGAAGCACAAGAATATTGTTCAGCTGATTGAGATTCTGGAAAGCACAAACAATTACTACATTATACTGGAGCCTGTCATGGGTGGTGATCTGTGCGACATCATTGTGGGTATGGATCGGCCCTTGCCAGAGCAAGATGTAGCGGCCCTCTTGATCCAGCTCGTGGCAGGGGTGCGCGCATGCCATCGCAACGGGGTCGCGCATCGCGACTTGAAGCCAGAGAACCTCCTTCTGGGAACCGATGGTGTGTTGAAGATCTCTGACTTTGGGCTGAGCCGCCTCCACAGGGAAAGCAACTTCCAAGCGAGCACAAACGagtacgcacacacgcttaCAGGAACCCTCGCATACCTGGCACCTGAAGTTTTCGGGGGCTCATACGATGCTTTTCGCGCGGACATTTGGTCGATGGGGTGCATTGCGTACGTCCTGTTGACGCAGAACTTTCCGTTCGGCTCCACCACTGATCCTCACGCCTTGGAGGTTCGCATTCGCAACGGCGAAGTTTCCATAATGCCTTCCTCCGTTAGTGCGGAGGCAAAGAACTTATGCAAGTGGCTCTTGTCTCCGCGGCCGGAGGATCGACCAACGTTAGACGCTGTAGCACAGCACGACTTCTTCAAAAGATATCTACCCGCAGAGTATCTTAGAGTGACAGCGAACCGAAAGTCGCCGATTGTGCACGGTGCGAACATGAACGAATTCAGCTCACAGGTTCAAGAAGAAGCTCCGTCCTGTAGCCCAAGCACAGCAAGTGCCAAGCGAAAACATCACCATGTCCGTAGCGGCAGTGCTGCGAGAACCTCACCTTCAGGCAGCGCGGTTGCTGGTGCGGCTACTAGCAGtaaccgcagcagcgaaagCGGGAGGGATCGTGAAGACCTGGTTAGCCACGGCACTCAAGACGAATCTGGTCTTGGTGGATACTGCGGAGACGTTTAG